GTCCGGCACGCCCGTCGTGATGACCGATGAAAACGCCCTGGACCTGCCCGAGAGCGCCTTTGCGCTGCGCAAGGTCGCGTGGCACGACGCCGTCTCGCAGCGTACGGCGATCCAGCACTTCCTGGCGGAGCCGCCCGACCGTGCGGCGGTGCGGGCGCTGGTGGACCAGTACACATGGCAGCGCGTGGCCTCGCAGATCGCCAACTGCTACCTGGACCTGGCAGCTCGCCTGGCAGCGGAACGGCCCGCCCAACCGTTGCCGGCTCGCGTACACCCCACGGCGCCCCCGCAGCCGGCCGCGGCAGTTCAACCGGTCCCGACACTGGAGGAGGGGAGCGATCGGGGCGTCGCCTAGCGCCCCTGGCGAGGTAGCAGCGGCCGGGGCACGCAGGCACGGCCAGACGCGGGGCGAAACTGGCGGCTAAGCATATGGTGAACAAATAAGAATTGCAGTGTTACAATGCTCAGTTCTTTTGTAATAACTATAGAAACACCACTCCCCATGAAAGAGATGAAATACACCCTGGCCGCCGGCCTGTGCCTCCTCGCCCTGTCCGCTTGCGGCGGCGGCGGCAGCGATGACAACGGCAGCGGCACCGGCACGCCGGTTACCCAGCCTCCTGTCACGCAGCCTCCTGTCACGCAACCTCCTGTCACGCAACCTCCTGTCACCCAGCCTCCGGTCACCCAGCCTCCGGTCACCCAGCCTCCGGTCACCCAGCCTCCGGTCACCCAGCCGAACCAGGCCTGGCTGTCGATCACGCCTTCGGCACCGTCGGTAACGGCCACGGTCGGCCACACGCAGGCATTCACCATCACGGCCACGTCCAGCAAGGTCATCGACCGCGTCTTCAATATCGCCATCGTCGACACCCAGGGCGTCGTCACGACCGATACCCGCGTCGTCGCCAACTCCAGCATGAGCTACACGGCCACGCTGCACACGTCGCCCACGCTGCGCGCCGGCGAGTACAACACCAACCTGGAACTGCGTCTTTGCTACGACGACCCGACGGTCTGCCGCAGCCCGGTCGATGGTTCGCCGTGGAAGATTCCGCTGAAGGTCACTGTCAAGTAAGTGCCGCAAGAGCCCGGGCCGCCCGGCCCGGCTACGGCGTGACGGACTTGACCACCTTGCCGGTCTCGTCCAGCATTTCGATCAGCGGCTGGCCCTGCGCGCTGACCAGCAGGCGCAGGCGCGGCTTGCCGTTGGCGTCCTGCAGCGACAGCGCGGATGCGCGGTCGACGGACGTGCCCAGGTAGATGCGCGGCTGCGCCAGCTTGCCCTCGGCTTGCAGCTTGTCCCAGTAAGCCTGGCGCTCCGCCGGCGCCAGTTTGGCCGCCTCGGCGGTGAACGTGCGCATTGCGCCTATCGGCGCGACATCGGGGTCCGGCATGTCGTTGATGATCATGGCCGTCGTCGATTGCTTGCCGTAGTCCGTGTGCTTCAGTTGCAGGGTCTGGTCCTGGCGAAAGCGGTCGAACGTCAGCGACAATCCGGCCTTGGCACGACCGTCGACCATGCTGCCGGCCTGGATCAGGCCGCCGTTTTCCGTTCCCTCGTCATTGATGAACAGCATCCCGGCCGCGTGGCGACGATCGGGGCGGGTGACTTCCTTGCCCTGTTCGAATGCGCCGGGGAAGCTGGTCCGGTTCGAGATGATCAGGCGCTTGGTACCGTCCGGTTCCTCGATATTGATCCGTCCGACGGTGATCTCACTGAACCGTCCGTGATGTTCACGACTTGCGCCGGCCAGCAGAAGTACTGCAAGGCCGAGCGCGACCGTGGTCGAACAGCCCGCCACGAATCCCATCCCTTGCTGTCCGATATGCCACGCCATGGTGCCTCCCGATGAGTTATCAAAACAGCAATCATGCGCTCGATCCGACGGCGGTGCAATGGCTCCGCCGCTCAACCGGTTGCGCGATCGCCATGCGCTCGCGCCGCCTTATTTGCCCCGGGCCTGCTTTTGGCCCTACACTGGCGAGGCGCCAGGCACACTCGGCCGTGGCGTCCTTCTGTTATGAAACCGTCAAAAAGGGGGCATTCATGGAAACAGGCGAGATCTATCGGGGTCGGCTGATCGACCACATCCAGCTGGTGGTGCGCGACCTGCCGGCCGCGCAGCGCTTTTATAGCGCGATTTTCGAGACATTGGACATTCCGCTGGGCGGCGAAGGGCCCGGCTTCTTCTGGGCCGACGAGCTGTTCGTCTCCAGCGCCGACAGCCCGGCCGCCCAGGGCGCGCTGACAGGGCGCCACCACCTGGCCTTCCAGGCGCGCGATCCCGAGGCCGTCACGGCGTTCTACCACGCGGCCCTGGCGGCCGGCGGCACCGACAACGGCGGCCCGGGCGAACGGCCTTATCACCCGGGCTATTACGCCGCCTTCGTGCTGGACCCGGACGGCAATAATATCGAAGCCGTCTACCACGGTCCCGCCAAGCGCAGCGCACCTGCGGTCCACATCACGTTCTGACGCCGTCCTCCCGATGGGCCCACGTGTACAGCGCGGGCAGGATGAGCAGCGTCAGGACGGTGGACGACAGGATGCCGCCGATGACGACCGTCGCCAGCGGGCGCTGCACCTCGGCGCCCGTGCTGGTCGCCAGCGCCATCGGCACGAAGCCGAACGACGCCACCAGTGCCGTCATCAGCACGGCCCGCAACCGCGCCTGGGCCCCGGCCCGCATGGCCGCCGCCGGTCCCATGCCCGTCTCGCGCAAGCCCTGCACGAACGACAGCATCACGAGGCCATTCAACACGGCGACGCCGGACAGGGCGATGAACCCGACCGCCGCCGACATCGACAACGGCAGTCCGCGCAGCCACAGCGCCAGCACGCCGCCCGTCATCGCGAATGGAATGCCGGTAAACACCAGCAGGCCGTCCTTCAGGCTGCGGAACATCAGGTACAGCAACGTCAGCACGATGCCCAGCGCCAGCGGCACGACCAGCGCAAGGCGCTGGCTGGCCTGGCGCAGGTTCTCGAACTGGCCGCCCACGGTCAGCCACGTCCCGGCCGGCACCGGCATCCTGGCCAGGCCCGCCTGCAGGTCGGCGACAAAGGAGCCCAGGTCGCGCCCGCGCACGTTGGCGGTGACGACCACGCGGCGCTTGCCGTTCTCGCGGCTGACCTGGCTGGCTTCCGGCACGAAGCGCAAGGTCGCGATTTCCGCCAGCGGAATGCTGGCGGCACGGCCGTCCTGCGGCGGCAGCGCGATCGGTAGTTGGCGCAGCGCTTCGATGTCGCTGCGCTGGCCGTCCGCCAGGCGCACCGTGATGGCGAAGCGGCGGTC
This is a stretch of genomic DNA from Pseudoduganella chitinolytica. It encodes these proteins:
- a CDS encoding VOC family protein, whose product is METGEIYRGRLIDHIQLVVRDLPAAQRFYSAIFETLDIPLGGEGPGFFWADELFVSSADSPAAQGALTGRHHLAFQARDPEAVTAFYHAALAAGGTDNGGPGERPYHPGYYAAFVLDPDGNNIEAVYHGPAKRSAPAVHITF